The genomic DNA AGCTGAATCAGCGCATCAACCGACTGGAAAGCGACCTGGACAGCCTGCGCCAGCGCTACACCGACCAGCACCCCGATGTCATCTCCACCCGCCGGGTCCTGAGTGAGCTCCGTGAACAACAGGAGACCGAAGCACAGGAGTTCAGCGCATCGGGGGCCAGCGTGCTCGGCAACGCCGGGCAATCGCAGAACCCCTTGCAGCTGGCGCTGGCCGAGGCCGAGAGCCGTGCCGCCTCCCTGCGGGAGCGGGTGCAGGAGTATGAGCGGCGGGTTGCACGGCTGGAAGAGAACGTGGACCGCGTCCCGGCGGTGGAGTCCGAACACACCGCACTGACCCGCGACTACGACGTGCTCCGCGACAGCTACAACCGGCTGCTAAGCACCCGGGAGCGCGCCATCATGTCCGGCGAGGTGGAAACCCAGACCGACTCGGTGGACTTCCGGGTGCTGGAGCCGCCGCGCATGCCGGAGAGCCCCGCGTCACCGAACCGGCCGGCACTGGCCAGCATGGTGCTGATCCTGGGCCTGGGCGCAGGGACCGGGTTCGCCTTCCTGCTGGCGCAGCTGCGCGGCACCGTGAACAACCGCGCGCAGCTCTCGGAGCTGACCGGTCGACCGGTACTGGGGCAGGTATCGCGGGTTTACACACCGCTGCGACGGCGGCGGCGACTGACCGAGCTACTGGTCTTTGCGGCCGCGACGGCAGGGCTGTTGATCGCCTTTGCACTGGCCCTGGGCGTCTACTTCTCCGGGTAGGGGGTTCCTGTAACGTGAGTATAATTGAAAAAGCACTGGACAAGAGCCGCGCCCACAAAGGGCAACAGGAAGATGAAGCGGAGGTCCCCGGGCAAACCGGGGAGGCAACCGGAGCCGAGGCGCGGAGCGCGCTGGGGACGGACCCGACCCCCGCTACCCGGTCAGCAGAGCCGCCGACATCACCCACGGTGGCCGAGACGGCGCCCCCAGTCCGGCACTCGCAGAAGGTCAACATGGACTTCGCCTGGCTGCGCAAGCAGGGGATCATCGTGCCGCACGACGAACGCACCGGGCTGACCGAAGAGTTCCGGATCATGAAGCGGCCGATCCTGGACAATGCCTTTGGCCGCAACAGCGCCATGCGCGTGCCCAATGGGCGGCTGGTCATGATCACCAGCTCCATGCCGGGGGAGGGCAAAACGTTCTGCACCCTCAACCTGGCGCTCAGCATGGCCCTGGAGGTGGACCGCACCGTGCTGGTGGTGGACGCCGACGTGGCGCGCCCGGCCATCCCCCACGCCCTGGGTATTGATTGCGACCGCGGCCTGATGGATGTGCTGACCGAGCCGGACATCGACATCCCTGACGTACTGCTGCGCACCAACATCCCCAACCTCAGCGTCATCCCGGCAGGGCGGCCGCACGGCCGGTCCACGGAGGTGCTGGCCAGCCAGGCGATGGTGCAACTGCTGCACGATCTGAACACCCGCTACGAGGACCGCATCATCCTGTTCGACTCCCCGCCGCTGCTCGCCACCAGTGAGCCGGGGGTGCTGGCCACCCACATGGGGCAGATCATCATGGTGGTGGAGGCGGAGCGCACCCCGCGCAGCTCGGTGGAACGGGCCATGGAACAGCTGCAGAGTTGCGATGTAGTGCTGACCACCCTGAACAAGTCCACGCGCCTGCCGGGCATGGGCGGCTATGGGGGCTACTACGCCCGGGGCAGCTACGGGAGCAGTACGTATGGTCAATAGGGTGCGGACAGGGACGCCACACCGGCGGGTAAAGACAACAGGTTGGCAGCATATCGCGCTGGGCGTAGCGCTGACCTCGGTGTCAGTGCCGGTCGCGGCGGACAACCTGAACTGGACCCTCACCCCCCGCGTCACCCTGGGCGCGGAGATTACCGACAACGCCCGCCTGGCCCCACGCGGCGATGAGAGCAGCGACCTGATCGGCCAGGTCACGCCCGGCTTCACCCTGCGCGGAGAGGGCGCGCGGACCACCGTCAACGTCAACTACAGCTGGAACAACCGCTTCTACCTGGATGACTCGCGCGAGGACCGCAGCACCCACCGGCTGTTTGCCCGGGGCACCACGGAACTGGTCCCGGAAACCTTCTTCGTGGATGCCAACGCCTCGCGGACACAAGGCGCCGCTTCACTGCTCGGTCCGGTGGGCGTCGGTGACACAACCCCGCGGGACAACCTGCAGGAGACCACGCGCTACGGCATCAGCCCCTACCTGCGCACCCGCTATGGGCGTTTCGCCCAGCAGGAGATCCGGTATGGGTACGACGAGGTGCGTTACCACCGCAGCGGCCGAGGCGGCAGCCACGTTCATAGCGCCTCGTACCGGCTGGACAGCGGTCCGGCCTTCAACCGCCCCTTCTGGCAGCTCGCCGGCGATTATGAAGATGAACGCTTCGATGACGGAGGGAGTGGCCAGTTCGGCAGCGTGTCCGCCACCGCCGGGTACCGGTTCAGCCGCTTTTTCCAAGCCTTTGTCGTCGGGGGCCAGGAATTCAACGACTACCTGAGCGCACGCGATGACGTGGACGACACCTTCTGGGAGGTCGGTGCCACTTGGACGCCCACCCGGGCGACCAGTATCGAGGGGCGCTATGGCGAGCGGTTTTTCGGCAAGACGCGTTCGCTGGCAGCCACTCACGCCAGTCGTCGGGCCAGCTACAGGCTCAGTTATTCGGAATCCATTACCTCGACCCGCGGACGGGCCGGGCCCAGGTTGCAGGAAATGGCCAACATGGCTGGCTTCGACTCGGTGGACGAACTCCTGGCCGACGAGGGCTT from Alkalispirillum mobile includes the following:
- a CDS encoding XrtA-associated tyrosine autokinase, which translates into the protein MSIIEKALDKSRAHKGQQEDEAEVPGQTGEATGAEARSALGTDPTPATRSAEPPTSPTVAETAPPVRHSQKVNMDFAWLRKQGIIVPHDERTGLTEEFRIMKRPILDNAFGRNSAMRVPNGRLVMITSSMPGEGKTFCTLNLALSMALEVDRTVLVVDADVARPAIPHALGIDCDRGLMDVLTEPDIDIPDVLLRTNIPNLSVIPAGRPHGRSTEVLASQAMVQLLHDLNTRYEDRIILFDSPPLLATSEPGVLATHMGQIIMVVEAERTPRSSVERAMEQLQSCDVVLTTLNKSTRLPGMGGYGGYYARGSYGSSTYGQ
- a CDS encoding TIGR03016 family PEP-CTERM system-associated outer membrane protein, with the protein product MVNRVRTGTPHRRVKTTGWQHIALGVALTSVSVPVAADNLNWTLTPRVTLGAEITDNARLAPRGDESSDLIGQVTPGFTLRGEGARTTVNVNYSWNNRFYLDDSREDRSTHRLFARGTTELVPETFFVDANASRTQGAASLLGPVGVGDTTPRDNLQETTRYGISPYLRTRYGRFAQQEIRYGYDEVRYHRSGRGGSHVHSASYRLDSGPAFNRPFWQLAGDYEDERFDDGGSGQFGSVSATAGYRFSRFFQAFVVGGQEFNDYLSARDDVDDTFWEVGATWTPTRATSIEGRYGERFFGKTRSLAATHASRRASYRLSYSESITSTRGRAGPRLQEMANMAGFDSVDELLADEGFQQAIDLFGFDAVMGLFGLEDEALIENYFFVQSWRGAWQYQTGRSTFRVTGFHTRREAEAETGLGLFDDDRETRGGTAAWTWSWGPRTDSTLSTSFVRTDFRSDTQEDRQDDYWNIRASVGRDLTPSARATLAYRHQQRESNERANEYRENAVIATLTKEF